From one Clostridia bacterium genomic stretch:
- a CDS encoding PAS domain-containing protein encodes MKDDQSLCINILKNMPCGVMYIGADGIIEYVNGEACALLDADEDRLLGRAFSDAFPGDGEGGFFAALRDALFLGLSFSKRVVTYGDFRLYVSASQESGGGGAVFMLEPLRTASAKESAMVYINELNRQLEARNKLIADTFGRYLSDDVVKSLLENPKGLNLGGKKCRITVLMSDLRGFTALSEDMKPEDVLSMLNAYLGAMVDIISKRGGTIIEFIGDSVFAIFGAPYASDDHAQRAVACAVEMQCAMARVNAYNAEHGYPSLEMGIGINTGEMIVGNIGSYRRMKYGVVGRHVNLCGRIESYSVGGQILVSPDTYKSLDAPAHVDDTITVSPKGVKQPITLYSIDGLGAPYNVSCRREDRPVLRRLITPAAFEANILREKYIAPETLSGEFTKLSAIEAEIDINAQLHPMDNLRLKKTENGRTVFEEVFAKVIKRTESGYLIHFTARNKAFDAFAGEHLKAR; translated from the coding sequence ATGAAAGACGATCAATCTTTATGCATAAATATACTTAAAAATATGCCGTGCGGCGTGATGTACATAGGCGCCGACGGCATAATAGAATATGTAAACGGCGAGGCGTGCGCCCTTTTGGACGCGGACGAAGACCGCCTTTTGGGGCGCGCATTTTCGGATGCGTTCCCCGGCGACGGCGAGGGCGGCTTTTTTGCGGCGCTTCGTGATGCGCTCTTCTTGGGGCTGTCGTTTTCAAAGCGCGTTGTGACTTACGGCGACTTTCGCCTGTACGTTTCCGCCTCGCAGGAAAGCGGCGGCGGCGGAGCCGTGTTTATGCTGGAGCCCCTAAGAACTGCGAGCGCGAAGGAAAGCGCAATGGTTTACATAAATGAGCTCAACCGTCAGCTTGAGGCGAGAAACAAGCTCATAGCCGACACGTTCGGACGCTACCTCTCGGACGACGTTGTAAAAAGCCTTTTGGAAAATCCCAAGGGGCTTAATTTGGGCGGGAAAAAGTGCCGTATCACCGTGCTTATGAGCGACCTTCGCGGCTTTACCGCATTAAGCGAAGATATGAAGCCGGAGGACGTGCTTTCGATGCTTAACGCATATCTCGGCGCTATGGTTGACATAATATCAAAGCGTGGCGGCACTATAATCGAATTTATAGGCGACTCTGTTTTTGCCATATTCGGCGCGCCCTACGCTTCGGACGACCACGCACAGAGGGCCGTCGCCTGCGCCGTAGAGATGCAGTGCGCGATGGCGCGCGTGAACGCTTACAACGCAGAGCATGGCTATCCGTCTTTGGAGATGGGCATAGGCATAAACACGGGCGAGATGATAGTAGGCAACATCGGATCTTACCGGCGCATGAAGTACGGCGTTGTGGGACGCCACGTGAATTTATGCGGACGCATAGAAAGCTACAGCGTCGGCGGCCAGATACTCGTGTCGCCCGACACATATAAAAGCCTTGACGCGCCCGCGCATGTTGACGATACGATAACAGTCTCGCCCAAGGGAGTAAAGCAGCCGATAACTCTTTACAGCATCGACGGGCTCGGCGCGCCCTACAACGTATCGTGCCGTCGTGAAGACAGGCCCGTTCTTCGCCGCCTTATAACGCCCGCAGCGTTCGAGGCGAATATTTTGAGAGAAAAGTATATTGCCCCTGAGACTTTAAGCGGCGAATTTACAAAGCTTTCGGCTATTGAGGCCGAAATAGACATAAACGCGCAGCTTCACCCTATGGATAATTTGAGACTGAAAAAAACAGAGAACGGGAGGACCGTTTTTGAAGAGGTCTTCGCAAAGGTGATAAAGCGCACCGAAAGCGGATACCTCATACATTTTACAGCCCGAAACAAAGCGTTCGACGCTTTCGCGGGCGAGCATTTAAAGGCAAGATGA
- a CDS encoding nicotinamide mononucleotide transporter — protein MKELERIIKSIRPHEAVIYIAGYALAFVSLIISRDGYLEFFASVLFLTGVVLNSKRSRMWFLISSAGMALYCISAFKNRFYSEIFIDLFYMVPMQIYGFINWGRSKKGEDDAIEPESLEKRKLALYVVLGAAAAAIYGYALTFLGNAAPFWGAAATVCSAIAVMLSAGRMIEQFFFWMANNLCIIAMWMLSLSESFAGLPLIFVNAVFVVINFLGYLNWRKRRAA, from the coding sequence ATGAAAGAGCTTGAGCGAATAATTAAGAGCATAAGGCCGCATGAGGCCGTAATATACATAGCGGGATATGCGCTTGCATTTGTGAGCCTTATTATAAGCCGAGACGGATATTTGGAGTTTTTCGCCTCGGTGCTTTTTCTTACGGGAGTAGTTTTAAACTCCAAGCGCTCGCGCATGTGGTTTCTTATCTCAAGCGCGGGAATGGCGCTTTACTGCATATCCGCGTTCAAAAACAGGTTTTACAGCGAGATATTTATAGACCTTTTCTATATGGTGCCGATGCAGATATATGGATTTATAAATTGGGGACGTTCGAAAAAAGGAGAGGACGACGCGATAGAGCCTGAGTCGCTTGAGAAGCGCAAATTGGCGCTGTATGTCGTTTTGGGCGCGGCGGCCGCCGCGATCTACGGATACGCGCTCACTTTTTTGGGAAACGCCGCGCCGTTTTGGGGCGCGGCGGCCACGGTCTGCTCTGCGATAGCCGTTATGCTCTCGGCCGGACGCATGATAGAACAGTTCTTCTTTTGGATGGCGAATAATCTCTGCATAATAGCCATGTGGATGCTTTCGCTTTCGGAAAGCTTTGCGGGACTGCCGCTTATTTTTGTGAACGCCGTATTTGTCGTTATAAATTTTTTGGGCTATTTGAATTGGAGAAAGCGGCGTGCGGCCTAG
- a CDS encoding cyclic nucleotide-binding domain-containing protein: MKELEFKKGDIIFRQGDKGGEMYYINSGKIGIYIEYGTPRQRLLAEIETGDYFGEMALIDNMPRSATAAVTEDALLTSIDGDTFHQFIGEHPQIAAEIMTNLSKRLRALTVEFMEACRTISESMEETDHIKKKGLRERLKKYSDMYVQSATIVDKDTGEEIYVGNGYFGESYNGMMF, encoded by the coding sequence ATGAAGGAGCTTGAGTTCAAAAAAGGCGATATAATATTCAGACAGGGAGATAAAGGCGGGGAGATGTACTATATAAATTCGGGAAAAATAGGGATCTATATAGAGTACGGTACACCGCGCCAAAGACTGCTTGCCGAGATAGAAACGGGCGATTATTTCGGCGAAATGGCGCTCATCGACAATATGCCGCGCTCCGCAACGGCCGCCGTGACCGAGGACGCGCTTCTTACCTCGATAGACGGCGATACGTTCCACCAGTTCATAGGCGAGCATCCGCAGATAGCGGCGGAGATCATGACAAATCTTTCAAAGCGGCTGCGCGCGCTTACGGTAGAGTTCATGGAGGCATGCAGAACTATCTCCGAAAGCATGGAGGAAACCGACCACATAAAGAAAAAAGGCCTTAGAGAACGCCTTAAGAAGTATTCCGATATGTACGTTCAGTCGGCGACTATCGTAGATAAGGACACGGGCGAGGAGATATACGTAGGCAACGGCTATTTCGGCGAATCGTATAACGGAATGATGTTTTAG